One Hyphomicrobium album genomic window carries:
- a CDS encoding glycosyltransferase, with protein sequence MRLDMAGIAVVEAAKGVAENLMVSVVIPALNAEATLPQTLTALVPAALEGFVREVVVVDGGSEDKTCEIADHAGAEVITAPPNRGAQLRAGANAARHPWLLFLNADTVLDAGWEREAAHFMERFDRGTSRHAAAAFRFALDDDGFAPRLIEGAVRLRGALLRSPYGEQGLLIARRQYDKVGGHRPLPLLEDADLVRRLGMRRVKLLSTRAVSSAARYRRDGYFRHALDNQRQRLLYALRLAPRQAAALRGER encoded by the coding sequence ATGCGTTTGGACATGGCCGGAATTGCGGTTGTTGAAGCGGCAAAGGGCGTGGCAGAGAACCTTATGGTTTCCGTGGTCATTCCCGCTCTCAACGCCGAGGCGACGCTGCCTCAGACGCTCACCGCGCTGGTGCCCGCAGCGCTGGAGGGATTTGTCCGCGAGGTGGTCGTCGTTGACGGCGGATCGGAAGACAAGACGTGCGAGATCGCCGACCATGCCGGCGCGGAAGTTATCACCGCTCCGCCCAATCGCGGCGCTCAGCTGCGCGCCGGTGCTAACGCTGCCCGGCATCCGTGGCTGCTGTTCTTGAACGCGGACACCGTGCTCGATGCCGGCTGGGAACGCGAGGCGGCACACTTCATGGAGCGCTTCGACCGCGGCACGTCCCGCCATGCCGCCGCTGCCTTCCGCTTCGCGCTCGACGACGATGGCTTTGCGCCGCGCTTGATCGAAGGCGCCGTGCGCCTGCGCGGCGCGCTGCTGCGATCTCCCTATGGGGAGCAGGGGCTGCTCATCGCCCGCCGCCAGTACGACAAGGTCGGCGGACATCGGCCGCTGCCGTTGCTGGAGGATGCCGATCTCGTCCGTCGCCTCGGGATGCGGCGGGTGAAGCTCTTGAGCACGCGCGCCGTGAGCAGCGCTGCGCGCTATCGGCGTGACGGTTATTTTCGTCACGCACTCGACAACCAACGCCAGCGGCTTCTTTATGCGCTACGGCTGGCGCCGCGACAGGCTGCGGCACTGCGCGGCGAGCGATAA
- a CDS encoding tetratricopeptide repeat protein yields the protein MRSSLRKVLRITAIASGMFAAISAPQAANDFMTETDAHSLLGSYLAANLAKGINDNNSAAEFYRSALALDPTNAVLLEQAFQTEATEGHWERAVPLARQLIAKDADNRMAHLLLGLDGFKNGKYDVADEEFRKASDGPIGELTSALARAWSAAAAGNAQRALKLLEMPKQAEWAQFYLNYHKALIADVMGQPKEAEAAYEHSMRQDATTLRIALAAARHAAHEGNFKRAGELLDAQTERAQGEPHVLVRELREQIGPGKKTPLLINTPAEGMAEVFYGLGEALTSEGGLSMGILYLQLALYAQPDHAFALAALASAYETGQRYQDAIEVYNRIPAGTALQAAIDIRKAFALNSLEKVDEAKLILERLAKESPDDLKPLDALGNILRSRKRYGEAADVYTQATKLIPKPDKRHWSIYYSRGTCYERLKNWPGAEADLKKALELYPDQPLALNYLGYSWVDQNRNLKEGMSLIEKAVALKPDDGYIVDSLGWAHFKLGNFAESVRFLERAVELKPQDPVLNDHLGDALWRVGREREAKFQWDQALTLDPEPEELEKIKKKLVDGLPPSVEARAGPRETMRKVQQKRRKETKLNPALVE from the coding sequence ATGCGGTCCAGCCTTCGCAAGGTATTGCGCATTACTGCAATCGCTTCCGGCATGTTTGCCGCCATCAGCGCGCCCCAGGCCGCCAACGATTTCATGACCGAGACGGACGCGCACTCGCTGCTCGGCAGCTACCTCGCAGCCAACCTCGCCAAGGGCATTAACGACAACAACAGCGCCGCGGAGTTCTACCGTAGCGCGCTCGCCCTCGACCCGACGAACGCCGTCCTTCTCGAGCAGGCTTTCCAGACCGAGGCCACCGAGGGCCACTGGGAGCGCGCTGTCCCGCTCGCCCGCCAGCTCATCGCCAAGGATGCGGACAACCGCATGGCGCATCTGCTCCTTGGTCTCGACGGGTTCAAGAACGGCAAGTACGACGTCGCCGACGAGGAGTTCCGCAAGGCCTCCGACGGCCCGATCGGCGAATTGACGAGCGCACTCGCCCGAGCCTGGTCCGCCGCCGCTGCCGGCAACGCGCAGCGCGCTCTGAAGCTGCTCGAGATGCCCAAGCAGGCCGAGTGGGCGCAGTTCTATCTCAACTATCACAAGGCGCTGATCGCCGACGTCATGGGGCAGCCGAAGGAGGCGGAGGCGGCCTACGAGCATTCGATGCGCCAGGACGCGACGACGCTGCGCATCGCGCTCGCCGCCGCTCGCCACGCCGCGCACGAAGGAAATTTCAAACGCGCCGGAGAGCTGCTCGACGCGCAGACCGAGCGCGCCCAGGGCGAGCCGCACGTGCTCGTGCGCGAGCTGCGTGAGCAGATCGGACCGGGCAAGAAGACCCCGCTGTTGATCAACACGCCGGCCGAGGGCATGGCCGAGGTGTTCTACGGTCTCGGCGAGGCGCTGACGAGCGAGGGTGGCCTCAGCATGGGCATCCTCTACCTGCAGCTGGCCCTCTATGCGCAGCCCGATCACGCCTTTGCGCTCGCGGCGCTCGCCAGCGCCTACGAGACGGGCCAGCGCTATCAGGACGCCATCGAGGTCTACAATCGCATTCCGGCCGGCACGGCGCTGCAGGCGGCGATCGATATCCGCAAGGCGTTCGCCCTCAACTCGCTGGAGAAGGTCGACGAGGCGAAGTTGATCCTCGAGCGTCTGGCGAAGGAAAGCCCCGACGACCTGAAGCCCCTCGATGCGCTGGGCAACATCCTGCGCTCGCGCAAGCGCTATGGCGAGGCGGCCGACGTCTACACGCAGGCGACGAAGCTGATCCCCAAGCCCGACAAGCGGCACTGGAGCATCTATTATTCGCGCGGCACCTGCTATGAGCGCCTGAAGAACTGGCCGGGAGCCGAGGCCGATCTGAAGAAGGCACTCGAGCTCTATCCGGACCAGCCGCTGGCGCTCAACTATCTCGGCTACAGCTGGGTCGACCAGAATCGCAACCTCAAGGAGGGCATGTCGCTGATCGAGAAGGCCGTCGCGCTGAAGCCGGACGACGGCTACATCGTCGACAGCCTCGGCTGGGCGCACTTCAAGCTCGGCAACTTCGCCGAGTCCGTGCGCTTCCTCGAGCGCGCCGTCGAGCTCAAGCCGCAGGACCCGGTCCTCAACGACCACCTCGGTGATGCGCTATGGCGCGTCGGCCGCGAGCGCGAGGCAAAGTTCCAGTGGGACCAGGCGCTCACCCTCGATCCCGAGCCGGAAGAGCTGGAGAAGATCAAGAAGAAGCTCGTCGACGGCCTGCCGCCGAGCGTGGAGGCCCGGGCAGGTCCGCGCGAGACGATGCGCAAGGTCCAGCAGAAGCGGCGCAAGGAAACCAAGCTCAATCCGGCGCTGGTCGAGTGA
- a CDS encoding ribonuclease HII gives MGNAAAELRPRPTFELEAAELQLHGGPVAGVDEAGRGPLAGPVVAAAVILDPERIPDGINDSKVLDEEAREFLYVRIRATAIIGVGIADVKRIDELNILHATMWAMAQAVAQLPQTPKLVAIDGNRAPQLDCPSRTLVKGDARCLSIAAASIIAKVTRDRLMVQLAASHPGYGFERHKGYGTAEHHGAIKRLGVTVHHRRSFRAVQLALGLITEDEEVV, from the coding sequence ATGGGGAATGCTGCCGCCGAGCTTCGACCGCGCCCGACCTTCGAGTTGGAAGCGGCGGAGCTGCAGCTGCACGGCGGTCCGGTCGCCGGTGTCGACGAAGCGGGCCGAGGACCGCTGGCCGGACCCGTCGTGGCAGCAGCCGTCATCCTCGACCCCGAGCGCATCCCCGACGGCATCAACGACAGCAAGGTGCTCGACGAGGAAGCGCGCGAGTTCCTCTATGTCCGCATTCGCGCGACGGCGATCATCGGCGTCGGCATCGCCGACGTGAAGCGCATCGACGAGCTCAACATCCTGCACGCCACGATGTGGGCGATGGCGCAGGCGGTGGCGCAGCTTCCGCAGACGCCGAAACTCGTCGCCATCGACGGGAATCGCGCGCCGCAGCTCGATTGCCCATCGCGCACGCTGGTGAAGGGCGACGCGCGCTGCCTGTCGATCGCCGCCGCGTCGATCATCGCCAAGGTGACGCGCGACCGGCTGATGGTGCAGCTCGCCGCCAGCCACCCGGGCTATGGCTTCGAGCGCCACAAGGGCTACGGCACCGCCGAGCATCACGGCGCGATCAAGCGCCTTGGCGTCACCGTGCATCACCGGCGCTCGTTCCGCGCCGTGCAGCTCGCCCTCGGCCTCATCACCGAGGACGAGGAAGTGGTGTAG
- a CDS encoding 4-(cytidine 5'-diphospho)-2-C-methyl-D-erythritol kinase — MTTLTEHARAKINLTLRVLGRRADGYHLLESLIAFADVADDVTVTPGSAREVRMTGQYAAAIAGNNLVDTALDRIAAADPQATLGRVDVEKRLPIAAGIGGGSADAAAVLRAVRRANPAASIDWRSIAASLGADVPVCLADRTSLVWGVGEHIEPAGKLPRLDAVLVCPLIASPFGKTKSVFGQLSVPRAAEAAAPAPLPSFADAPALVDYMRAIGNDLRAPAHTVLPDSAAAEAALAALPDCLYVSLSGAGPTSYGILADPQRAAAAAEQLRARHPDWWVVATTLGD, encoded by the coding sequence ATGACGACGCTTACCGAGCACGCCCGCGCCAAGATCAACCTGACGCTGCGGGTGCTTGGCCGCCGCGCCGACGGGTATCACCTGCTCGAAAGTCTCATCGCCTTCGCCGATGTCGCCGACGACGTCACCGTCACGCCGGGCTCTGCGCGCGAGGTGCGCATGACGGGACAGTATGCGGCGGCGATCGCCGGCAACAACCTCGTCGATACGGCGCTCGACCGCATCGCCGCGGCAGATCCGCAGGCGACGCTCGGGCGTGTGGACGTGGAGAAGCGCCTGCCGATCGCCGCCGGGATCGGCGGCGGCTCGGCCGACGCGGCGGCCGTACTGCGCGCCGTGCGCCGCGCCAACCCCGCTGCATCGATCGACTGGCGGTCGATCGCCGCCTCGCTCGGAGCCGACGTGCCGGTCTGCCTCGCCGACAGGACGTCGCTCGTATGGGGTGTCGGCGAGCACATCGAGCCGGCCGGCAAGCTGCCGCGGCTCGATGCGGTGCTCGTGTGCCCCCTGATCGCCTCGCCGTTCGGCAAGACCAAGTCCGTATTCGGGCAGCTTTCGGTGCCGCGTGCCGCGGAGGCTGCGGCGCCGGCGCCATTGCCAAGCTTTGCTGATGCTCCGGCGCTCGTCGACTATATGCGCGCCATCGGCAACGACCTGAGGGCACCGGCCCATACCGTGCTGCCAGATAGCGCCGCGGCCGAAGCGGCGCTCGCCGCGCTGCCCGACTGCCTCTACGTCAGCCTCTCCGGCGCCGGGCCGACGAGCTATGGAATTCTCGCCGATCCGCAACGCGCCGCGGCGGCAGCCGAGCAGCTGCGCGCCCGCCATCCCGATTGGTGGGTCGTCGCCACCACGCTCGGCGACTGA
- a CDS encoding flavin-containing monooxygenase, whose translation MRRTALRTDRLLVIGAGPVGLAMADALKQRDVAFDHVDASDGIGGLWRHGVYQGVHIVSSKKSTGYTDYPMPAHYPDFPSSTQMLRYLESFAHDRDLNASIELNRKVVRAAPLADETWQVTFEDGEERTYKGVVVCNGHHWDKRLPHYRGRFTGSLIHSSDYREPKQLRDKRVLVIGGGNSGCDITCEAARVGAACDWSLRSGYWFLPKTAFGRPLTDLPIWGLPVWVQRLVLKSLVRIFIGDYRQYGLQRPSHKLFERHPAFGTDVLNYLRQGRIKPRPDIARFSGTKVHFVDGSVGEYDLIVAATGFNNAIPFLPANLVPIENDIVQVYGGAFPEAVKNLYIVGWAQPRNGFGAIISPAAKLYAEMIAIQDEIDLPIGYVLKWRGLKVPTSHLIDPGATRRVIWLAHKVLPLLKRRARIIAETQGRPPFDPSLYEFDGRDKAVAVNE comes from the coding sequence ATGCGTCGCACCGCGCTGAGAACCGACCGCCTACTCGTTATCGGCGCGGGTCCTGTCGGTTTGGCTATGGCTGACGCGTTGAAGCAGCGCGACGTCGCTTTCGATCACGTCGACGCCTCGGACGGCATCGGCGGGTTGTGGCGCCACGGCGTGTACCAGGGCGTGCACATCGTCTCCTCGAAGAAGTCGACCGGCTACACCGATTATCCGATGCCGGCGCACTATCCGGATTTCCCGAGCAGCACGCAGATGCTGCGCTATCTGGAGAGCTTCGCGCACGATCGCGACCTCAACGCCTCGATCGAGCTCAACCGCAAAGTCGTCCGCGCGGCGCCGCTCGCCGACGAGACCTGGCAGGTGACGTTCGAGGACGGCGAAGAGCGCACCTACAAGGGCGTCGTCGTCTGCAACGGGCATCATTGGGACAAGCGCTTGCCGCACTATCGCGGACGCTTCACCGGATCGCTCATCCATTCCTCGGACTACAGGGAACCGAAGCAGCTGCGCGACAAGCGGGTGCTCGTCATCGGCGGCGGCAACTCCGGCTGCGACATCACCTGCGAGGCGGCGCGCGTCGGCGCCGCGTGCGACTGGAGCCTGCGCTCGGGCTATTGGTTCCTGCCCAAGACCGCGTTCGGCCGCCCGCTGACCGACCTGCCGATCTGGGGCCTGCCGGTGTGGGTGCAGCGCCTCGTGCTGAAGTCGCTCGTCCGCATCTTCATCGGCGACTATCGCCAGTACGGATTGCAGCGGCCGTCGCACAAGCTCTTCGAGAGGCATCCGGCGTTCGGCACGGACGTGCTGAACTACCTGCGCCAGGGCCGCATCAAACCGCGACCGGACATCGCCCGCTTCTCCGGCACGAAGGTGCATTTCGTCGACGGCAGCGTCGGCGAATACGATCTCATCGTCGCCGCCACAGGCTTCAACAACGCCATCCCGTTCCTGCCCGCGAACCTCGTGCCGATCGAGAACGACATCGTCCAGGTGTACGGCGGCGCCTTCCCCGAGGCGGTAAAGAACCTCTACATCGTCGGCTGGGCGCAGCCGCGCAACGGCTTCGGCGCCATCATCTCGCCGGCCGCGAAGCTCTACGCCGAGATGATCGCGATACAGGACGAGATCGACCTGCCGATCGGCTACGTGCTCAAGTGGCGGGGGCTCAAGGTGCCGACCTCGCACCTGATCGATCCGGGGGCGACGCGCCGGGTGATCTGGCTGGCCCACAAGGTGCTGCCGCTCCTGAAGCGGCGGGCGCGCATCATCGCCGAGACCCAGGGCCGTCCGCCCTTCGACCCGTCCCTTTATGAATTCGACGGGCGCGACAAGGCCGTCGCCGTCAACGAGTGA
- a CDS encoding PA0069 family radical SAM protein translates to MARQREKATVEASPGGLVDDERRRGRGARSNHTGRFEGERRETFDDGWEGLGDLDAFKTTVFDDPARTIITRNDSPDISFDRSINPYRGCEHGCVYCFARPTHCFLGHSAGLDFETKLYARTNAAELLEKELSNPRYQPACMAIGTNTDPYQPIERERRIMRSILEVLERTSHPVGIVTKSALITRDIDILARMAERQLARVCISITTLDAKIARAMEPRAPTPTKRLDAVRQLAEAGIPTTVMVAPIIPALTDPEIERILAAAREAGARSAGYVMLRLPLEISGLFREWLASEFPDRAERVMHLMQSMHGGRDYTSDWGVRQRGTGPYADQIGMRFRLAVKRLGLNQDRSELRTDLFKRPVLAGQQMPLF, encoded by the coding sequence ATGGCGAGGCAGCGCGAGAAAGCGACGGTTGAGGCGAGCCCCGGCGGCCTGGTCGATGACGAGCGCCGCCGCGGGCGCGGCGCACGCTCCAACCACACCGGCCGCTTCGAGGGCGAGCGGCGGGAGACGTTCGACGACGGCTGGGAGGGTCTGGGCGACCTCGACGCCTTCAAGACGACGGTCTTCGACGACCCGGCGCGCACCATCATCACGCGCAACGATAGCCCCGACATCTCATTCGATCGCTCGATCAATCCCTATCGCGGCTGCGAGCACGGGTGCGTCTATTGCTTCGCGCGGCCGACGCACTGCTTCCTCGGCCATTCCGCCGGGCTCGACTTCGAGACGAAGCTTTACGCACGCACCAACGCGGCGGAGTTGCTCGAGAAGGAGCTGTCGAATCCGCGCTACCAGCCGGCGTGCATGGCGATCGGCACCAACACCGATCCCTACCAGCCGATCGAGCGCGAGCGGCGCATCATGCGCTCGATCTTGGAGGTGCTGGAGCGCACGTCGCATCCCGTCGGCATCGTCACCAAGTCGGCGCTGATCACGCGCGATATCGACATCCTCGCGCGCATGGCGGAACGCCAGTTGGCGCGCGTATGTATCTCGATCACGACGCTCGATGCGAAGATCGCCCGCGCCATGGAGCCGCGCGCACCCACGCCGACGAAGCGCCTCGACGCCGTGCGCCAGCTCGCCGAGGCCGGCATCCCGACGACGGTCATGGTGGCGCCGATCATTCCCGCACTCACCGATCCGGAGATTGAGCGCATCCTCGCCGCGGCGCGGGAGGCGGGCGCACGCTCGGCCGGCTACGTCATGCTGCGCTTGCCGCTGGAGATCAGCGGGCTGTTCCGCGAGTGGCTGGCGTCGGAGTTCCCCGACCGTGCCGAGCGCGTGATGCATCTGATGCAGTCGATGCACGGCGGGCGCGACTACACCTCCGATTGGGGCGTGCGCCAGCGTGGCACCGGCCCCTACGCCGACCAGATCGGCATGCGCTTCCGCCTGGCGGTCAAGCGGCTGGGCCTCAATCAGGACCGCAGCGAGCTCCGGACCGACCTCTTCAAGCGCCCAGTGCTCGCCGGGCAACAAATGCCGCTTTTTTGA
- a CDS encoding electron transfer flavoprotein-ubiquinone oxidoreductase: MAETAAELPPREAMEFDVVIVGAGPAGLAAAIRLKQLAAEAGSELSVVVVEKGSAVGAHILSGAVIDPKGLNKLIPDWKEKGAPVETEVRDDRFYFLTASRALRLPNFLMPPLMSNHGNYIISLGALCIWLSEQAAELGVEVYPGFAASEVLYDENGAVVGVATGDMGVGRDGQPTESFVRGMELRGKYTFLAEGARGSLTKQLVEEFKLTENSDPQKYGIGLKELWRVAPEKHQPGLVQHSFGWPLDDRTGGGSFLYHYGDNLVSVGFVLHLNYENPYISPYEEFQRFKTHPAVRTTFEGGKRIGYGARAITEGGWQSIPQLTFPGGALLGCAAGFINLPRIKGSHNAILSGIAAADAAFVAIGEGRAHDRLEAYEEAVRSGDIARDLQPVRNVKPLWSRFGTFIGFALGGIDMWLNTFIRGGLGFTLKHSKPDYATLKRAQNTAPIAYPKPDGVLTFDRLTSVSFSGTNHEENQPVHLKLTDPAVPVAINLPEFAEPAQRYCPAAVYEIVVEPGGDPRFQINAQNCVHCKTCDIKDPSQNITWVCPEGGGGPNYAGM, encoded by the coding sequence ATGGCCGAGACCGCAGCCGAGCTGCCGCCCCGCGAGGCGATGGAGTTCGACGTCGTCATCGTCGGCGCCGGCCCGGCCGGTCTTGCCGCGGCGATCCGGCTGAAGCAGCTCGCCGCCGAGGCCGGGAGCGAGCTGTCGGTCGTGGTGGTCGAGAAGGGCTCCGCCGTCGGCGCGCACATTCTCTCGGGCGCCGTCATCGACCCCAAGGGCCTCAACAAGCTCATTCCCGATTGGAAGGAGAAGGGCGCCCCCGTCGAGACGGAAGTGCGCGACGACCGCTTCTACTTCCTCACCGCCAGCAGGGCGCTGCGCCTACCCAACTTCCTGATGCCGCCGCTGATGAGCAATCACGGCAACTACATCATCAGCCTCGGCGCGCTGTGCATCTGGCTCTCCGAGCAGGCGGCCGAGCTCGGCGTCGAGGTGTATCCGGGCTTCGCGGCGAGCGAGGTTCTCTACGACGAGAACGGCGCCGTGGTCGGCGTCGCCACCGGCGACATGGGCGTCGGCCGCGACGGCCAGCCGACCGAGAGCTTCGTGCGCGGCATGGAACTGCGCGGCAAGTACACGTTTCTCGCCGAGGGCGCGCGCGGCTCGCTGACGAAGCAACTCGTCGAGGAGTTCAAGCTCACCGAGAACAGCGACCCGCAGAAGTACGGCATCGGCCTCAAGGAGCTGTGGCGCGTCGCGCCCGAGAAGCATCAGCCGGGCCTGGTGCAGCACTCGTTCGGCTGGCCGCTCGACGACCGTACCGGCGGCGGCTCGTTCCTCTACCACTACGGCGACAATCTCGTTTCCGTCGGCTTCGTGCTGCACTTGAACTACGAGAACCCGTACATCTCGCCCTACGAGGAATTCCAGCGGTTCAAGACGCATCCCGCGGTCCGCACCACGTTCGAGGGCGGTAAGCGCATCGGTTATGGGGCGCGCGCCATCACCGAAGGCGGATGGCAATCGATCCCGCAGCTCACCTTTCCGGGTGGCGCGCTGCTCGGCTGCGCCGCGGGCTTCATCAACCTGCCGCGCATCAAGGGCAGCCACAACGCGATCCTGTCGGGCATCGCCGCGGCGGATGCCGCCTTCGTCGCGATCGGCGAGGGGCGCGCGCACGACCGTCTCGAAGCCTACGAGGAGGCCGTGCGCTCCGGTGACATTGCCCGCGATCTGCAACCGGTGCGCAACGTGAAGCCGCTGTGGTCGCGCTTCGGGACGTTCATCGGCTTCGCGCTGGGCGGCATCGACATGTGGCTCAACACGTTCATCCGCGGCGGCCTGGGCTTCACGCTCAAGCACAGCAAGCCCGACTACGCGACGCTCAAGCGCGCGCAAAACACCGCGCCCATCGCCTATCCGAAGCCCGACGGCGTCCTCACCTTCGACCGGCTGACCAGCGTGTCGTTCTCGGGCACCAACCACGAGGAGAACCAGCCGGTTCACCTAAAGCTAACCGACCCCGCTGTACCGGTTGCCATCAACCTGCCGGAATTCGCCGAACCCGCGCAGCGCTATTGCCCAGCAGCGGTCTATGAGATCGTCGTGGAGCCGGGCGGCGACCCGCGCTTCCAGATCAACGCCCAGAACTGCGTCCACTGCAAAACTTGCGATATCAAGGACCCCAGCCAGAACATTACCTGGGTCTGCCCCGAGGGCGGCGGCGGGCCGAATTACGCCGGAATGTGA
- a CDS encoding uracil-DNA glycosylase, whose translation MNADETARAAAGRILAWYEAMGVDAALADVPIDWMARANVPPGAQFSLQSEVSSAAATPAPQQRPGPGVPTAPPRAHAPQAPIAKPARQFPARPAAAPGAEANVDLARAGDLAALGSMLSAFDGCGLKATAKNLCFYRGAERAPLMIVGEAPGREEDLEGKPFVGRAGQLLDKMLASIGMGEANVHITNIVYWRPPGNRTPTPQEALACRPFLERQIALVGPKVVLALGGAAAKQLFDVADGIMRIRGKWRDLEAGGHTAQAMATLHPAYLLRTPAAKGMAWRDLLAVKAALK comes from the coding sequence ATGAACGCCGACGAGACAGCACGCGCAGCGGCCGGTCGCATCCTCGCCTGGTACGAGGCGATGGGCGTCGACGCCGCACTCGCCGATGTGCCGATCGATTGGATGGCGCGCGCCAACGTGCCGCCCGGCGCGCAATTCTCGTTGCAATCGGAAGTTTCCTCCGCCGCCGCGACGCCGGCACCGCAGCAGCGCCCGGGACCTGGAGTGCCAACGGCACCGCCGCGCGCCCACGCGCCTCAGGCCCCAATCGCCAAGCCGGCACGGCAGTTCCCGGCGCGCCCAGCCGCCGCACCAGGCGCGGAGGCGAATGTCGATCTAGCCCGCGCGGGGGACCTTGCGGCCCTCGGATCAATGCTCAGTGCTTTCGATGGCTGCGGACTCAAGGCGACGGCCAAGAACCTATGCTTCTATCGCGGCGCCGAGCGCGCGCCCCTGATGATCGTCGGCGAGGCGCCGGGGCGCGAGGAGGACCTGGAAGGCAAGCCGTTCGTCGGCCGCGCCGGACAGCTGCTCGACAAGATGCTCGCGTCCATCGGCATGGGCGAGGCCAACGTCCACATCACCAACATCGTCTACTGGCGGCCGCCGGGGAACCGCACGCCGACGCCGCAGGAGGCGCTCGCCTGCCGACCGTTCCTCGAGCGGCAGATCGCGCTCGTCGGACCCAAGGTCGTCCTGGCGCTCGGCGGCGCCGCCGCGAAGCAGTTGTTCGACGTCGCCGACGGCATCATGCGCATCCGCGGCAAGTGGCGCGATCTGGAAGCCGGCGGCCACACGGCGCAGGCGATGGCGACGCTCCATCCGGCCTATCTCTTGCGGACGCCGGCCGCCAAGGGCATGGCTTGGCGCGATCTGCTCGCCGTCAAGGCGGCGCTGAAATAG
- the moaB gene encoding molybdenum cofactor biosynthesis protein B, with translation MARIDESFTFKPLRIATLTVSDTRDKANDKSGDVLEDMIREAGHALVKREIVTDDLTQIRAKVESWIADAGVDVVITTGGTGFTGRDVTPDAVKPLFEKEIEGFSVIFHMLSFKSVETSTIQSRACGGTANGTYIFCLPGSPGACKDAWNGILKWQLDARHRPCNLVDIMPRLKETR, from the coding sequence ATGGCCAGGATCGACGAGAGCTTCACCTTCAAGCCGCTGCGCATCGCGACGCTCACGGTCTCCGACACGCGCGACAAGGCGAACGACAAATCGGGCGACGTGCTGGAGGATATGATCCGCGAGGCGGGCCACGCGCTGGTGAAGCGCGAGATCGTTACCGACGACCTGACGCAGATCCGCGCCAAGGTAGAGAGCTGGATCGCCGACGCGGGCGTCGACGTGGTCATCACCACCGGCGGCACGGGCTTTACGGGCCGCGACGTAACACCGGACGCGGTGAAGCCGCTGTTCGAGAAGGAGATCGAGGGGTTCTCGGTGATCTTCCACATGCTCTCGTTCAAGAGCGTGGAGACGTCGACCATCCAGTCGCGTGCCTGCGGCGGCACTGCCAACGGCACTTACATCTTCTGCCTGCCGGGCTCGCCCGGCGCCTGCAAGGACGCGTGGAACGGCATCTTGAAGTGGCAGCTCGACGCCCGCCACCGGCCCTGCAATCTGGTCGATATCATGCCGCGTCTGAAAGAGACGCGCTGA
- a CDS encoding site-specific DNA-methyltransferase, whose product MVLRRSSAAQSANRIIVGDCLAALKKLPDASVDLVFADPPYNLQLASDLMRPNNTRVDGVDDDWDKFASFADYDKFSRSWLTECRRILKPDGAIWVIGSYHNIFRLGVTLQDLGFWIQNDVIWRKVNPMPNFRGKRFTNAHETLIWAARDQRARATFNYESLKALNDDLQMRSDWLFPICSGPERLKDEGGRKAHPTQKPEALLQRVLLASSKPGDIVLDPFFGTGTTGAVAKQLGRRFIGIERDPDYARAAEERIARVQPLSLSALETVRSKRSEPRVPFGTIIEMRLLHPGTELLDSRKRIRAEVKADGTLSYGGNQGSIHRLGAIVQGKSACNGWTYWHFEADGKLKPIDILREEAKRQLGLSGAPAVIAAE is encoded by the coding sequence ATGGTTTTGCGTCGTTCGTCCGCGGCCCAATCGGCCAATCGCATCATCGTCGGTGATTGCCTTGCAGCGCTGAAAAAGCTGCCCGACGCCTCGGTCGATCTCGTCTTCGCCGACCCACCCTACAATCTGCAGCTCGCCTCCGACCTGATGCGCCCCAACAATACGCGCGTCGACGGCGTCGACGACGATTGGGACAAGTTCGCGAGCTTCGCCGACTACGACAAGTTCTCGCGCAGCTGGCTCACCGAGTGCCGCCGCATCCTGAAGCCGGACGGCGCCATCTGGGTCATCGGCTCCTATCACAACATCTTCCGCCTCGGCGTGACGCTGCAGGATCTCGGCTTCTGGATCCAGAACGACGTCATCTGGCGCAAGGTGAACCCGATGCCGAACTTCCGCGGCAAGCGCTTCACCAATGCGCACGAGACACTGATCTGGGCGGCCCGCGACCAGCGCGCTCGCGCCACGTTCAACTACGAGAGCCTCAAGGCGCTCAACGACGACCTGCAGATGCGCTCCGACTGGCTGTTCCCGATCTGCTCGGGGCCGGAGCGGCTGAAGGACGAAGGCGGTCGCAAAGCGCATCCGACGCAGAAGCCCGAGGCGCTCTTGCAGCGCGTGCTGCTCGCCTCGTCGAAGCCGGGCGACATCGTGCTCGACCCGTTCTTCGGCACCGGCACGACCGGCGCCGTGGCGAAGCAGCTTGGCCGCCGCTTCATCGGCATCGAGCGCGATCCCGACTATGCCCGTGCCGCCGAGGAGCGGATCGCCAGGGTGCAGCCGCTGTCGCTGTCGGCGCTCGAGACGGTACGTTCAAAGCGCTCCGAGCCGCGCGTGCCCTTCGGCACCATCATCGAGATGCGCCTCCTCCATCCGGGCACGGAGCTGCTCGACTCCCGCAAGCGGATTCGCGCGGAGGTGAAGGCCGACGGCACACTCAGCTACGGCGGGAACCAGGGCTCGATCCACCGCCTCGGCGCGATCGTGCAGGGCAAGAGCGCGTGCAACGGCTGGACCTATTGGCACTTCGAGGCCGACGGGAAGCTGAAACCGATCGACATCTTGCGTGAAGAAGCGAAGCGGCAGCTCGGGTTGAGTGGCGCGCCGGCGGTAATTGCCGCTGAATAA